In the Salvia splendens isolate huo1 chromosome 16, SspV2, whole genome shotgun sequence genome, CTTAACGACGAAGAAGGCGAGGTCGATCCGTATGCTGGATTGTTTGATGACGATGAGCAGACCACAATTTTCAGCATTAAAGAGCAGCTCGAGGATCCGCAGCTggttaatttttagttttatgtGATTTTTCACTTTAGCTTTGATCGGTTAAATTCTTAGCTTTCTGTGGTTTTTTATTCGAGGTTTTGTTGTGTAGAGTGAAGAAGCTGTGGTGGAGTTGCTGCAGACTCTTGCAGATATGGATATCACATTCCAAGCTCTCAAGGTGGAAATCAATGTTTATTTCTAGCTgaggaaattttaaaattggatAAACTTATCCATTTAATAGTGTTCAAGAATAAAAACAAATTGTGCTTGATTTTAATTGTAGGATACTGATATAGGAAGACATGTGAATCGACTGAGGAAGCATTCTTCGAGTGAAGTTCGTAGATTGGTGAAGCAGCTTGTTAGGTTCTCACTTTCCCCCAATAAACAAAAAAAGCCCTTTTTGGGGAAGAAATGGGATTTTTGGAGCTTGGTTGAGTTTAAACTTGTGTTCCTTGTTTTGGAAATTTGGTCTTTTTGCCTATTTGAATGCAGAAAATGGAAGGAAACTGTGGATGAATGGGTTAAGGTGAACCAGCCACAATCAACTACTGCGAATCTCATTGGTAAAATACATTCTATGtttcaaaattagaaacttGTTTCTATGTATAGTAGTGACTGTGGATAAGCTATGTTAGTTAATAAGAATAGTTTGTGTGAATGAATGAATATGAAAGTAAAGAAGAGATTCATTATGTTGATATATTGGTGGTGGTGGTCGTGGCAGCTGATGTGGACTCACCTCAGCAGAACATAcccaaaaatcaacaaaatggCCATCACCAGGTGAATTGATAATCGTTCCACTCTCTTAAGTTTTTGGAGAAAatcggaaaataaaagaaagaggaaacagaaatgagaaaagaatgcaGAAAGGGAAAAAACCGCCTTTGTATCATGTCTGTGTGCTCCTAAAGTTTCTTGGTTTGTTTGTCGCAGGTCCCCGATTTTGGGTACTCCCCAAATCCCAGGAGTGAGTACTGAGCTTCTTAAACCAGTGTTTTCCTTTTTCGGGTTGAGTTGTTTTTCAGACTAATCTTaacattattttgtttttgttagatGGGGGTCCGACTCCAGAAAGgaattatgtggaatatgagcctAAACCTAAGCCATCTCCATCTGCAGCAGCTCGGAGAGAAGCTCCATCAAGGCCTCCACAATCAGTTTCTAaatcttcctctgctcctcCTCCTAACGTACCAACTTGGATCTTTTGCTATGTCTTTTGATGCTTTCTGATCTTATTTAGTGATTCATATGTGATTTTTGTTTGGATTGGGAAGCAGAAATTCCAATACTTTTCAATTCTTTATATTTTGGATTTCACACGCTTTAAATTCACTCTACCCATTTAAATGTTAAAATAGGCTTGAAAGGTTTTGCCCAATGTGATGATTTGTTCTAACTGATGTAATGCGATTTTGCAGAGAGCGCAAAGGGAAACTATTGTAGACGACGAGAAGCTGAATTCAGCAAGAAGACGGCTTCAAGAGAACTACCAAGAAGCTCAGAATGGTCTGATTTCTGTTTCGTAACTTGGAaactatagtagtagtagtagtagtaatgcTTATGCTAAATCCGATTCTGATGCATTTTTATACTCATGAAGCCAAGAAGCAACGAACGATCCAGATGATGGATATTCATGAGATCCCTAAACCGAAAAACACCTTTTTTGCCAAGAACAAGGGCGGTTTTCAGGGGAGGCACCATCGATGATATGCTATTTTTGTcgtgttcttcttctttcctttccGCATTGTACCATAAAATGGGATGCAAATTATCCGAGGGCCTCCAAAGAAGCAGTTGGTCGCCTCTCGGTTAACATTTCGTGTTTATTACAAACAAACAAGAGTTATATATGAACTGGTGATTTTGGAGATTAATATAGTCGAACATGTATGTCTTAGAAGATTTTGGTTTTGTGATTAATCAAGTGAATGTTATGCAAGTTTTAACCTTTGTAGGTTTAACTTTTGCAATTATAGAATAATAATATAGACGTATGTCGAAAAGTATGTTGACATATTAGAGAGAAGTAGCAAGTATATTTCATTATttcataagagcatctccaatagcggcgagtgcaccggctagccgattcttggcgctcgccggtccgcttgccgaaccattgcagccggcgagcgcacgccgat is a window encoding:
- the LOC121772635 gene encoding probable mediator of RNA polymerase II transcription subunit 26c isoform X2, translating into MDSDEFRSILSRSGVGIWALIDAAIGVASSDYGEELRSRRDGIVESLYASAGQLCRSCGGGGEADQDHRFCNRSSKVDYSSDDVDHKDNDSNKKNNVAVDDDRNMNGDFGKTALTPDSDHLNLNDEEGEVDPYAGLFDDDEQTTIFSIKEQLEDPQLSEEAVVELLQTLADMDITFQALKDTDIGRHVNRLRKHSSSEVRRLVKQLVRKWKETVDEWVKVNQPQSTTANLIADVDSPQQNIPKNQQNGHHQVPDFGYSPNPRNGGPTPERNYVEYEPKPKPSPSAAARREAPSRPPQSVSKSSSAPPPNRAQRETIVDDEKLNSARRRLQENYQEAQNAKKQRTIQMMDIHEIPKPKNTFFAKNKGGFQGRHHR
- the LOC121772635 gene encoding probable mediator of RNA polymerase II transcription subunit 26c isoform X1 — protein: MDSDEFRSILSRSGVGIWALIDAAIGVASSDYGEELRSRRDGIVESLYASAGQLCRSCGGGGEADQDHRFCNRSSKVDYSSDDVDHKDNDSNKKNNVAVDDDRNMNGDFGKTALTPDSDHLNLNDEEGEVDPYAGLFDDDEQTTIFSIKEQLEDPQLSEEAVVELLQTLADMDITFQALKDTDIGRHVNRLRKHSSSEVRRLVKQLVRFSLSPNKQKKPFLGKKWDFWSLVEFKLVFLVLEIWSFCLFECRKWKETVDEWVKVNQPQSTTANLIADVDSPQQNIPKNQQNGHHQVPDFGYSPNPRNGGPTPERNYVEYEPKPKPSPSAAARREAPSRPPQSVSKSSSAPPPNRAQRETIVDDEKLNSARRRLQENYQEAQNAKKQRTIQMMDIHEIPKPKNTFFAKNKGGFQGRHHR